GTCGGCCAAGCAGAAGACGAGAGCAAGAGCGTGCTAGACCTGCACCATGTGACAGTGACTGGTTTTATACCTCTCCTGGAATATGCTTACACAGCAACACTATCtattaatacagaaaacattattgATGTGTTGGCTGCAGCCAGCTACATGCAGATGTTCAGCGTTGCTAGCACGTGCTCAGAGTTCATGAAGTCCAGCATTTTATGGAATACGCCCAACAGCCAGCAAGAGAAGGTGCTGGATGCAGGACAGGAGAACAGCGCAAACTGCAATTTTACTTCTCGAGACGGCAGCCTTTCTCCAGTCTCTTCTGAGTGCAGCGTAGTGGAAAGAACCATTCCTGTTTGCCGAGAGTCGCGAAGAAAGCGCAAAAGCTACATAGTTATGTCTCCCGAGAGCCCCCTTAAGTGTAACACACAAACAAGTTCCCCCCAAGTGCTGAATCCTTCAACTTCTTACCCAGAGTCCAGAAATCAGCCCGTGGACTCGTCCTTAGCTTTTCCCTGGACTTTTCCTTTTGGAATTGATCGAAGACTTCAGTCTGAGAAGGTGAAGCAGGCGGAGAACTCTAGGACTTTGGAAATGCCTGGGCCCTCCGAGTCCAACAGAAGAATTGCAGATTACGTGACTTGCGAGAGCACAAAAGCCAGTTCTCCCCTTGTGATTGAAGAAGACGTGCGTGTGAAAGTGGAAAGGTTAAGCGATGAGGAGGTTCACGAGGAAGTATCGCAGCCTGTTAGCGCATCCCAGAGCTCTCTGAGCGATCAACAGACAGTCCCAGGAAGCGAGCAAGTGCAGGAGGATCTCCTGATCAGCCCACAGTCTTCCTCTATAGGTACGAGCATTTCTGGGGTTGGATATATGTACAGATAGGCATGTGTGCACTTGTGATTTTATTGGAGGCAATCTGCTTCATGCTTTTTCATGCTTTACTTTTgtgaaactgccttttttttcccctgttttatGAAATGTTACTTATAAACCCCGATGGGGGGACGGGACTTGGAGCTCTTTAAATAACTTTGAAGAAGGCAGCTAGGAAAGGTAAGCCTGTTGGCAGACCTCCTTATTCAGTAGAGGTTGATAGCCCCTTTTTATCTCTGGTTGCTTGACtggggaaaataattctgttttctgttttcattagtgTCAAAAGGCATGATCTCAGCTGAGCTGCAACACCAAATTGGAAAGACTTGTGGCTGTAGCCACAGAGGGATAGAATGGTACTTTGCATCAGACATAAAATCTTGTATAATCATGACAGAGTGCCTTTGTAAGAAGATTTGCAAAATAAGTGGTGGAACACTGTCATCTTAATGCCCCAGAcgaaaacaaaaccacacagtCATAATATTGAGaatctttccatttctgtgggATTTGGTTCTCAAGTTGCTTCTTCAAGTACTGCCAATTGCTGAGAGAAACCTTTTTTCCATGAAAGACAGTTTGAAGCCAGTTTTGGGTTCTTCTAGCAGGCTGTTGTTTATTAATAGCTAATACTGAAAGGTTACTGTAACaatccctttttcctctttgcgCAGAATGCATTGAGTGGCTTTTAGTAAGTCAGAAGATAGAGGTTTTGCAATATTCCTGGTTTAATTACCAAAATTTTGCCTAAGTCagctattttgctttcagttaagTGGCTTGACCTGTGCTCGGTAGAGTTTGTttactgaaagatttttaataaagccTGTTTGTTTGAAGACCGTCAGAATGACAGATGTACTAGTCTGCTTCATTCAAATAATGTATACATGAAAGGCTGCTTcagttaattaaataaataaactacaacaaagtaaataaatgtagCCTAATAGCCtgcattatttgttttgtttggtgcGTGTAACACTGTGCCTTCTCTGAAGCAAGTGAGTGTTGGATCAGTCTGACCATTCCAGGATTGCAATATCTAATCAGTGTTGTTAAACTATTCAGGTAATACTCGctaaaaagacatgaaaatattttccatttatccCATCCTTCAGGACTTTACATCGGTGTTTTTGTTCGTCAGTTTGTATAGCTCATGTGTTGATATTTTAGATTGGTAatgctttttccaaaggaaaatgttttatttactggAGACAAGGCTGTTTACCTTTTCTGAGAAGCAGACTTAATATCAGTTTAAATAGGAATCTTTAGATGTAGTTTGCCAAAGTAGTGCATAgattaaaaactaaaagaaacaatttgtttGCTGGGTAGTCTCCAGGAAAAGTGGTCCTTGTTCAAGAACAGGTTTAGTTTGACTCAGTTTTTAACTCATTATAGTAGGAACTTCGGAAGGGCCTTGCCAGGGCCGTGTGATAAGAGATGCAAATTATTTCATCAACATAATTGTGCTATCACAGACAAAATGGAACAAGTAGAAATAATGATTAGGGAAAGTTAAAAATAGCATATCAAGTGAAAGGAGGGAGTTTTACCAACTATAAATATCATACACAAGCAGCTCAAAAGAACAAACTGGGTGTAAACCCTAGATTTACTCTAGATGAGTAGCACACGATCTACGGAAGTTTTTGGAGGACGTCTCTGGGATttagaaatatcagaaaaattGCATACTCAAAAGTGGCTTGAATGAATTGGGACGTGAGAATGTGAGACTAGGACTGAattggagagagagaggtgcCACTGAATGCTATAAAATCACCTTTGCTAAGAGAGTCGTAGTGttaaacaaaaaatgctttgaaacatACTCCAATAGCCAGGCACCTTACTGAATTCTGTTCTTGCTTTAGCCAGTTTCCTGAAATGATTTCTGTTGACAAGCAACTGTGCACATCTGTCTTCGGaaggtttctgttttgaagCCACATGACGTTTTTGggaaagttttccattttctatttcCTATTCTAGGTTTTGTACCACTGGGGTCATGTACCTGACCATTTGTACGGCATGGGGCAGAGGATCTTAGGCTTTAGTGATTATAATGTTTAAACTTAAATGTCTGTTATTGAGGATGTTAGTACAGCATGTTCTTCCTTAAAACAGctacagagagaagaaaaatgtgctaGGCCAAACTCTTTCAAAGTACAGATCTGTTCTTTGTCTTTGAATATGTTTGAATTAATATTTAGTGGTCTTTGCATAACATTGTTAACTATCCTCAGAATAGTTTTTATTCACGTTTTGCTATAAAGAGAAACAGTGCT
This Gymnogyps californianus isolate 813 chromosome 25, ASM1813914v2, whole genome shotgun sequence DNA region includes the following protein-coding sequences:
- the ZBTB44 gene encoding zinc finger and BTB domain-containing protein 44 isoform X4, which translates into the protein MGVKTFTHNSPAHSQEMLGKLNMLRNDGHFCDITIRVQDKIFRAHKVVLAACSDFFRSKLVGQAEDESKSVLDLHHVTVTGFIPLLEYAYTATLSINTENIIDVLAAASYMQMFSVASTCSEFMKSSILWNTPNSQQEKVLDAGQENSANCNFTSRDGSLSPVSSECSVVERTIPVCRESRRKRKSYIVMSPESPLKCNTQTSSPQVLNPSTSYPESRNQPVDSSLAFPWTFPFGIDRRLQSEKVKQAENSRTLEMPGPSESNRRIADYVTCESTKASSPLVIEEDVRVKVERLSDEEVHEEVSQPVSASQSSLSDQQTVPGSEQVQEDLLISPQSSSIGSIDEGVTEGLPTLQSSSGTNAHADDDDRLENVQYPYQLYIAPSTSSTERPSPNGPDRPFQCPTCGVRFTRIQNLKQHMLIHSGIKPFQCDRCGKKFTRAYSLKMHRLKHEVTS